CCAGAGATCACTAACCTGGAGGCCTGGCTCAGTCCACTCCCTCAGGCCTGGAAACAGCGATCTGTAGAGGCAGAGCAGAGCTCATTCAAATCAACCACAGTTTATttcccagagagaaaacaaatgattcTCCAGGTTAGGACAAAGGGGACTGATTGGAGGTATCACCTTTTCTTGGATTTCTCCTTTCAGTAACATGGGAATTTAGGAAGAGAAAACCAGAGATAGCTGAACTTACCAGTTTTGGTCAGGTCAATTACATTTTCCTTAACAATTCCTCGTTTTTGGGCAATTTCCACAAACTCTTCCTTGAGTTCTGGACTCACATCTGGTTCTCGGGCTGTAGGAAGAGTGACAGTAACTACTGTGTCCTGTGTATTTGTCACTGAGGCTCATGAGGGGCATGGGGCTCCAGGTGGATGGGAAGATCGATGGCACTGATTGGGTGCTTGGGCAGACTCTTGGGGATGGGATCTAAGCTGTCTTGAATTTGACATCTTTAGAATCTCCTTCTGGCATGATGAGAGATTTCATCATCTTCCCATCGCTGAGCCTGAGGGGTTACCAAAGGTGAAGATCTGTcttcagaggaggagagacatCCCAGGATAAGATTGGGAGGACCACTTTGTCTCTaggcttcctttcttcccctctctccccatcccaagATGCGTGTCAGCGTGAAAATACTCTACCATATAACTTCAACATTCGGAATGGTCTGTCCTTGTTGAAATTCACGAGATAAATGATAATATAGTCAGGATTGCCAAATTCGCTTAGCTGAAATACATTATATCCATCATCTGTGGAGGAAACAGAACACAGCTCAGAACTTCTTTGGTCCATGGGAAGCAAGTAAAATCCTTTACTTAGTCTCTCTCACTAACCAAATCAAGTGCACATCCTGGAAGAGATAGAAAATGATAGCTAATGCCTTCCATTTGCATCTCCCTGGGCTTCATCAGGCAACTCCTAAGGGACTCCTTGTTAGGTTGACTACTATGGTAGAAAACCTCTGCTGCAGTGGTAACTCACCCTGTGTCATGCTCCCTTAGACTCACCTACCTCTCTTGGCCATCTCTGCCAACTGTGTGCCTCTGTCCTCTCTATAAGCCCCTCTGACATTATATACCCAGTGCGATATCCTGAGCAGTGTACTGTGGCAATGGCCACAAGGCGTCATCAGAAAGTGGGCAGGAATGAGAAACTGTCCTGCcaacttacttctttttttttgccaactTTTTTTGGCTGCTGGAGGTACATATGACCAAATTGCTTTCTTTATTTATggtattatgtgccaggcatttatGCACAAGATCTCCCAAATTCAGGATACTATGAGATGGCCTCCATTACATTACCTAAATAAGCATTGATCAGTAATTGAGCAAGATCTTGAAGATATTGGAGTTTAGTTGCAGCTGAAAGTAGAATTTAGGAAGACTTTTTTGTATACTTACAGTTAACAGTATATACACCatcctcttctgtttcttcaaaaaccaaagaaaactcaGCACACTCTCCATTTACCCTGTAAAGCAGAATGAGGTGATACCATGGAGATATTGATGTGGCTGGCCCCCTCATACTCTACCCGTAACTTGAGTTTCTGTCCACTTACTGTTTAACAATTTTTTGTGCAAttttcaaagagcttttatttccattatttcactCTATTTGATACTTTGAGAATGAGTCAACTACTCCTATCCCTGTTACTCTACCATTACGTCCCACTATTACTGTTATTACAGCTACTTGTCTTGATAACTGGAAGGGTGCTCACCAGTGCCAGCCTCTCAGATAAATAAACATTACCTCACTTGGTCCTCACAAAAAACCATGAGAGAGAATCATTATCATCCTCTTTTATCCAAGGGAAAATTGGGGGTGGAAAGAGATGAATTTTCTTGGTCACACAACCAGTAAGAGAGATTCAGGAGCTAGATAGGCTGTTGATTACACATCCTCTAACACTATTGATGCTTCTGATACCCCCTACCCCTTACCTCCTCcactttcatttaaatttattcttgtcACCAATTCTTATCTCTGAATCTAGAAAAGCCCCAGGTTCATCAAGCCCTAGATCAGTGCCAGATGAGGGGCTCTCATTTTGGATACAGGCCCAGAAGGCaggtgtacgtgtgtgtgtgtgtgtatagaggtCCAAGACCATACTCAGGCTTCGCTTTTTCCTTTCCCAAGTGAAAAAGGCCAGACTTACTTTGCGTGAAATTGAAAGTACAGAGAAGAGTTGTCCAAGACACGGATGAGGTCTGCAAAAATCCTCATGCTaccattttcttctatcttttcctTGACATCTGAAGCCAAGATAATGGTATACCACTCTCCTGAAATCtgcaataattaaataaaatgattgggtaagaaaagaggagaggggatACCACGTGAAGCCTTGTCTTCTTGAACTCAGTCCTGTGGGCCAGGACTCATAATGCTAATGTGAAGATGGAATTAGAACTCAGGTCAGTTGACACCACATCTAGGGCTCATTCCACTGCCCCTCCAGGGAGAATGGAAGTCCCCCAGTGTTGTCATTCTTTAACATGGTACAATTGCTCTCAGTTCAAGGTCTGCAGCCACTCCTTTTGTCTCATATGTCCTGCCCTCTGGCAGGGCCACCTTGCTTCAGAATCCTCCGAACCGCCCCCACAGTCAGAAGTCACTCTGCTCTACCGACTCTACCTTTGAAATATCGAAGTTTCTTATCGCAACATCActgttttcttcctgttgggcACAGACAAGAATCAGCCCCAGACACAGCAACAGCAGCTTCATCCTGGCCGGGGACAGCACTGACTCCTCTATAGTCACCGGGAGTGAGTCTTTCCTTGATGGTGGCTccactccccagctcctctctctttATATCCGTTCTGGGTCCAGAATTTGTCCCCGGGGCAccatctttcctcctcccactccataAAGTGGTCCGTCATTCCCTGGTGGGAGGCCAAGGATTGTTCCTGCCATTTTGAAACTTGGCATGCTCCTATCTTTTAGATCTACTTGGTGGCTTTAAATTTCTCACAATACATACTCAAGAAAAATATTGGATGCTGTAAAGGGCTGCCTTTGGGAAGTAGATTTAACTGTGGATTTGCCTTGCAATCAGAAAGCCAATGATGAGTGGCAAGAATGGAGTATAACTGGGAAATGGAATGTGTGGGGAATCTATGTTTCACCACTCACATCACGTACAGAATGAGGTGAGTTACTCCACTTTTACTAGcctcagaaacaaagaaactgcCTCTACCAAAGATAATATCTTTGGTAGAAATCACAAAGCATTAAAATAGAGTTGATTAAAATGGTGTTGAATAAGATAATGTCTTTAAAGTATGGTGTCTGATATTCAGTACATTTTAACTCCTTTTCTGTATTCTCTGAACTCAACCCCTGCAGCCTTTCCTTTTCCCACAATGAATGAACAACTATTAATCACTATGTGTACCTCACTATACCCTAGGCCCCataagagaaatggagaagtacaAGATGTCGTCCCTTCCTTCAAGCAACTTTCAGTGAAGGGGGAGCAGTGCTTCACATACTCAAAAAACTTAATTTTACAAACATATGACATAACCCATCTGAGTGAGACCAAGTCCAGACCACTGTAGGTCAGAAGCAGGGTGATGCTAGGGAGGTGGCGTCATGTAGAAAGTGCTTAAGAACACAGGCCTTGGAGTCATGTAGACCTGGGCTTCATTCCTATCTTCGTCATCTTGAAGCCTTAAGAGCTGatttagcctctctgagtcttCACTTCCTCTTAATGGGGGAAGATCCGCCTATAGATTGCTGTAGGGATTCAATGGGATGATGTGGGTAGAACCctcagcatggtgtctggcacacacTGGGCTGGTGGGATCAGAATATCAttcctggagaaggtgggagTTGGGGAAGGTGTTAAATGTTAGGGTGAGTATGTAGATATGATGAGCATGTGGGAAGAGGATTCTGGGTGAGAAGAATCTTATAAGTTAGGCTCCTATGCTCCCAGCTGGGGCTTGTTGAGAGTATGGCTTATTTCTGCATTGTGCCAATGGCCCCCTCCTGCACCCCCTACAACAGAAGGTAGCTAGTGTCATGGGAGAAGCTGTGCACAAGGCAGTGAACACAGGAGCTGTGGCATTCTATCTGTGGCCTGCTCTAAAAAGTCATCCCAGCCCTTGGGTGCTCATTCCTAGTTCATACTCAACTGGTATCTAATTGAGGCCTATAGATCTTTAGCCATCATGGGCTGCTGTAGGTTTTCTTGCTCCTGAGATGGAGGAACTGAGCTTGATAAACGGTGGCAAACACTATGTACTTTATTCCCTCCATCTGATTCTTTCCAAGAATAGATGGCAGCCTGTGAGCAACTGGGTTTTCAAAATGAACCCTACTCTTCCTGGCTATGATGCTGAGGGGCGAGTCAGCTACCACTGCTGCACACATCACCTCTAGCCCATCCTACCACCATGGCTAACTCTGCACTCTTAGATCATGGTGCTATATTGTAACTTTCTGCTTCTGCTGGAGATGTCTTTCTTGTTCAACCTTGTACCTACTATAGCACCTGATACAGAGGATCACGTTTGGAATGATCGTGCACTAAATCCTCTCTTAAAAACACTAGACATTCTTGTTAATAAAAGGGACCTTATAGAAAATCCTgttgaaattagaaatattacTTTTGAGTAGTGACCTCCTAGTATATGTTATTGGGTCACAGGAGTAGAAAGAGAGCATAGAACTGAAGGCTATGATCAAAGTCCTATGTTGTGGATGATCTTATCTACTAAGATCTGAGTTGACCATTCCCCTCTCTGATTATTCACCTCCATTTCAAGTCTAACACATTTTTGGTGGCCAGTGTGAACATCGCCAGGACAGCCTGTAAACACTAAGACAGTAAGGTCAAGGCTGCAAAAATACCCAAGACGTGTGACGCGGTCCAGCCAGGGACTTGATGAAAGAAAACCCAggcaaaaataaaagctgaacaAATATTAAATCAATCAGTAGTGACGCTTAGCTTTACAATAGAGTAAATAATACTCTAGTACTGCATTAAATATTCGTGGTAGGAGCTGTGGGATAA
The window above is part of the Equus quagga isolate Etosha38 unplaced genomic scaffold, UCLA_HA_Equagga_1.0 HiC_scaffold_1517_RagTag, whole genome shotgun sequence genome. Proteins encoded here:
- the LOC124231989 gene encoding major allergen Equ c 1-like produces the protein MKLLLLCLGLILVCAQQEENSDVAIRNFDISKISGEWYTIILASDVKEKIEENGSMRIFADLIRVLDNSSLYFQFHAKVNGECAEFSLVFEETEEDGVYTVNYDGYNVFQLSEFGNPDYIIIYLVNFNKDRPFRMLKLYAREPDVSPELKEEFVEIAQKRGIVKENVIDLTKTDRCFQA